In Jannaschia sp. W003, the genomic stretch GGCCGAGATGGTGGAGGCGACGACGGGCAGCGTGATGTGCCAGATGTAGTCCCCCACCTTGGCCAGCGGCGAGAGCTGGTCGAAGTTGTCGGAGGTCAGGCCGCGCAGCGGGAAGATCTGGAAGTACGAGCCGCCGGCGAACATCACCAGCAGGAGGATCGCGAACAGGAATCCGGGGATGGCGTAGGCCACGATCACGATTCCGGAGGTCCAGGTGTCGAAGCGCGAGCCGTCGCGCACCGCCTTGCGGATGCCCAAGGGTATCGAGATCAGGTAGGCGATCAGCGTCGACCACAGCCCCAACGTGATCGACACGGGCATCTTCTCGAGCACGAGGTCGACCACGGAGATGGAGCGGAAGTAGCTCTCGCCGAAGTCGAAGCGCATGTAGTCCCACATCATGTTCAGGAACCGCTCGAGGGGCGGCTTGTCGAAGCCGAACTGCCGCTCCAGCTCGGCGATGAACTCAGGCGGCAGGCCGCGCGCGCCGGCATAGCCGGAGGTCTCGGCGCCGGTGGCCAGCTCCGAGCCGCCGCCCGCGATGCCCTCGAACACGTCGCCCCCGCCCTCCAGCTGCGCCAGCACCTGCTCGACGGGGCCGCCCGGCACGAACTGCACCAGCGCGAAGTTGATGATCATGATCCCCAGCAGCGTGGGGATCATGAGCAGGAGCCGCCGGAGGACGTAGGCACCCACCTAGAGCGCCCCGGCGGCGCGCAACTCGGCGGCACGCTCGGCGTCGAACCACCAGAAGTCGAGCACGCCCAGCGCGTAGGGCGGCAGCGCCTCGGGGTGGTCGTACTGGTCCCAGTAGGCGACGGTGTGGACGTCCTTGAACCACTGCGGGATCCAGAACCCGTAGGCCCGCAGCACCCGGTCGAGCACCCGCGACTGGAGCTGCACCGCCTCCAGCGATTCCAGCCCGTCGAAGCCCTCCACGATGCGGTCCACCGCGGGGTCCGTCAGCGCCATGAGGTTGCGACTCGAATCCTCGGCCGTCGACGAGTGGAACCACTGCTTGAGCCCGGTCATGGTCGGCTCGAACCCTTGGGTCGGCGTGTGGTTCGCCAGGTCCCAGGCGCCGGTGCGGCGCAGCTCGGTGTACTGGGCCGGGTCCACCCGCCGGAGCGAGGCGTCCACGCCGATGCCGCGCAGGTTCTCCACATACGGGTTCACGATGCGGTCGAAGGCGGGCGAGGTCTGCAGGATCACCAGCTCCAGCGTCTCGCCGTCCTTGCGGCGCATCCCATCGTCGCCGGTGACCCAGCCGGCCTCCTCCAGGAGGCGCGAGGCGGTGCGGCGCGTGCCCCGCGGCGGCTGGTTCTGGGCCGCGTCGTTCACGAACGGCATCCGCGCCTCGTCCGTGAGGATCGAAGGATCGAGCAGCCCCTCGTCCACCAGCGGCTGCAGGATCGCGATCTCCTCGTCCGAGGGCGCACCCACGGCCATCAGCTCGGTGTTCTGCCAGAAGCTCTGGGGCCGCTCGTAGAGGCCGTAGAACAGCGTGTCGTTGGCCCACTCGAAGTTCAGCATCATGGCGATCGCGTCGCGCACGCGGGGGTCCTGGAACTTCGGGTCGCGCAGGTTGAACACGAAGCCCTGCGCGTCGCCGATGTTGCCGTCGGGCAGCTCCACCACCTTGACCCAGCCCTTCTCGACGGCCGGGAAGTCGTAGGCGGTGGCCCACTGCTTCGAGGAGTTCTCGTCGCGGAACGTGTACTCGCCCGCCTTGAACCCTTCGAGGGCGGCGGCGCCGTCGGCGAACACCTCCACGCGCACGGCGTCGAAGTTGTGCCGACCAACGTTCATCCAGTGGTCCTCGCCCCACCAGTCGTCGACGCGCCGGTAGGTAACCGACCGCCCCATGTCCACGTCGCCCATCGCATAAGGCCCGGTGCCGAGGAACGGGCGCTCCAGGCTCTCGTCGAGGCGCAGGCCGTCGCGTTCGAACTCGGCCTTCGAGAACACCGTGCCCCCGCCCGCGAAGCCGATCACGTCGAGGCGCGGCGCGTCGGGCTGGAAGTTGAAGCGGATGCGATGCGGTCCCAGCACCTCGACCGACTCCACGAAGTTCTCGACCACGGCGCGGTACTCGAGGATGCCCTGCTCCATGATCAGGTCGTGGGTGAAGGCCACGTCCTCGGCGGTGAAGGGCGTGCCGTCCGAGAAGGTGACGTCCTCGCGGAGGTTGAAGATCACCCAGTCCTTGGACTCGGGGTACTCCATGGTCGTGCACAGGTAGCAGTACGAGGCGTAGGCGTCGTCGGCGGTGCCCTGCAGGATCCCCTCGGGGATCAGCGCGCGCACCGTGGTCTCCTCGACGCCCTTGCGGGTGTAGCCGTTGAAGCTGTCGAAGGTCGACTGCGTGCTCAGGCTGATCTCGCCGCCGCGGGGGGCGTCGGGGTTCACGTAGTCCAGCCGCTCGGCGTCGGGGCCGTATTTCGGCTCGCCGAAGTTGGCGTAGGCGTGGGTCTCGATCACCGTCTCGTGGGCGTCGGCCAGGAGGACGGAAGGGGCCGCGGCGGCGAGCGCGCCCGCGGCGAGAAGGCGGAACATCGGCAATCCTCTCCCAAATCGCTTCCCGGACACCTACGGACGGCGCGCCGCGCTCCGCAAGGGGCGCCGCCCGTGTCCCGCCCCATCTAGCGCCGCTGTGATCGGAGGCGAGCATGCGAAGGGCCGCCCCTCGCGGTGGCGGCCCCGGTATCCATCCCCGTGCCGGCGGCGTCAGCCGCCCTGGGTGGCGAGGTAGGCGATGATGTTGGCGCGGTCCTCGACGTCGCTCATGCCGCGGTAGGCCATCTTGGTGCCGGGCGCGTATTCCTTGGGGTTCAGCAGGAAGGCCTGAAGCTCCTCGGGAGTCCAGGCGGCGTCCTTGCCGGCCAGCGCGTCGGAGTAGCTGTAGCCTGCGGCCGAGGCGATGGGACGGCCCACCACGCCGTGCAGGTAGGGGCCGGTGGCGTTGGCGCCGTCCTCCAGCTTGTGGCACGAGCCGCACTGGCGCCAGAGCTTCTCGCCCTCGGAGGCCGAGGCGTTCACGAACACCTCCTCGAAGGGCACCTCGGGCTCGGCCGAGGCGGCGTCGCCGCCCGTGCCGGCCTCGGCGACCTCGATGCGGTAGCCCATGGCCACCTCCTCGTCGCCGTGCGCCTCCGTGCCCACGTGGTACAGCTCCTCGGCGGCCCAGCCCCCGAGCAGGAACACCAGGAGCGCGCCGCACAGCGCGCCGCCAGCCTTCGTGAGCGTCATGGTGTCCATGGGGGCGTTCCTTCGTGCCTTCGCGTCCGGCCCGCATCTATGGGCTTTCGCCCCCCCGGCGCAAGGGATAGGTCACGCGACCAAATGCAGCACGCGAGGCGCCGATGGCCGACCGCATCGCCTTCCAGGGCGCGCTCGGCGCCTACAGCCACGAGGCCTGCGCCGAGGCCCGCCCGGACTTCGATCCCCTGCCCTGCGACACCTTCGAGGACGTGGTGGCCGCCGTGCGCGAGGGCCGTGCCGCGCTCGCCATGCTGCCCGTGGAGAACTCCACCTACGGGCGCGTGGCCGACATCCACCGCCTCCTGCCCGAATCCGGCCTCCACATCGTGGGCGAGGCGTTCCTGCGGGTGCGGATCGCGCTGATGGGCCTGCCCGGCGCGCGGCTCGAGGACATTGCCCGCGTGCGCGCCCATCTCGTGCTGATCCCCCAGGCCCGCGCCTTCCTCCATGCCCGCGGCATCCGCGCCGAAGCCGCCGCCGACAGCGCCGGCGCCGCCGCCGAGCTGCTCGCGCGCGGCGACCCCGCGGAGGGCGTGCTCGCCTCGCGGCTGGCCGCCGAGACCCACGGGCTCCAGGTGCTGGCCGAGGACATCGAGGACCACGGCCACAACACCACCCGCTTCCTCGTGATGGCCCCCGCGCCGGCGGCGCCCGAGGCCGGCGCGGGCCCCGTGAAGACCACCTTCGTGTTCCGCGTCCGCAACATCCCCGCGGCGCTCTACAAGGCGATGGGGGGCTTCGCGACCAACGGCGTGAACATGACCAAGCTGGAAAGCTACATGATCGACGGCTCGTTCCAGGCCACGCAGTTCTACGCCGACATCGAGGGCCACCCGGCGGACCCGCCCGTGGCCCGCGCCCTCGAGGAGCTGGGCTACTTCACCGACCACCTTGCGGTCCTAGGAGTCTACCCCGCCGATCCCGACCACTTCGACGGCGGCCACGCGCGCGAGCGCGCCGGGCGCGAGGCGCCGCGCCCCTGAGGCCGCCCGCGTGCGCCGTCAGGCGGCCAGCTTCGCCTTCATCTGCAGCGCCAGGCTCTCGACGCTCTCGCCGGTCTGCTCGGCGAGGCGCATCAGCCCGAACTGCACCCGCGCCATGTCCTGGTAGTAGGCCGTGAACACGTAGTTGATGGCCGCCCCCGCCGCGGCGCCGATCACGGGCACCATCTGCGCGGCGACCTTCTGGCCCAAGGGTATGGCCAGGCGCGGCGCGACCTTGGCGATCAGCCCCTGCATGGTCGAGCCGGTGATCGTCAGGCGCATGGTGAGGAAGCTGAGGTCGGTGTCGTCGTCGTCGTCGAGGGGGCCCGCGGCGGCGAACACGCGCAGGCAGGCGGCGCGCACTTCGGGCTTCTCGGGGTCGAACCCGTGCTCGTCGGCGATGGCCTGGATCGCCCGCAGGATCACGGTGGTGGTCACGGGCAGCTCCGCCAGCGCCGTGCCCAGCCCGCCGAAGCCGCCCGCCGCGCCTGTCCCGAGCGTGACGGCCCGCGTCAGCCAGTCCGACCCGTCGGGAATCCGGCCGCCGCGCGAGCGCTTGGCGGCGTCGAAGCCGTACTCCAGCGCCGACACGGTGGCCTTCTCCAGCCGCTCGCGCACGCCGCCGGGCAGCATGTGCAGCAGGCCCTCGGCCTGGGCGCCCACGAGCCCCAGCACCTGGAACCCGGCCCCTTGGGCGTTCTTGGTCACGGCCGCGAGGCGGGCCAGCTCCTCGTCCCGGTCGAGCGGGGGAAACACGGTCTGGGTCATGCCGACGACATGGCCCCTCCCCCCTCCCCCTGCAAGGGCGCCGCGCGCTCGACCTCGCCCGCGACCCCCGCCCAGTCCCACAGCCCCAGCACCCGGTCGGGGTTGGTGGGCGGCGGCATCGCCACGCCGCCCAGCCGCCGGAACCCGAAGCGGCGGTAGAACGGCTCGTCGCCCACCAGGAGCACCCGCTCCACCCCCGAGGCGGCGGCCCGGTCCAGCCCCGTGCCGATCAGCAGCGCCCCCACCCCCTCGCCCTGGCGCGTGGGGTGCACGGCCACGGGGCCGAGCAGCATCGCGTCCCAGACCCCCACGCGCACGGGCCAGAACCGGATCGCCCCCGACACCTCGCCCGCCCGCCCCCGCGCCACGAGGCACAGGCCCCCGGCGGGCGGCACCCCGTCGCGCAGGCGGTAGGACGACAGCGCCACGCGCCCCGGCCCGAAGCAGGTGTCGAGCAGGGCCTCCACCTCCGGGCCGTCGGCCGCGGTCTCGCTCTCGATCCTCATGGGGCGCGGACATGGCGCCCCTGCGGGCGGGGCGCAAGGCTGGCCACCGGGCCGGCGCGCCGCTACGTCCCGGGCGGACCTACGAGGAGCCCCGCGATGTTCTACCGCCCCGAGGACGGCCACGGCCTGCCCCACAACCCCTTCGGCGCCATCGTCGCGCCCCGCCCCATCGGCTGGATCTCGACGCGGGGGGCGCAGGGCGACAACCTCGCCCCCTACTCGTTCTTCAACGCGGTGGCTTACGTGCCGCCGCAGGTGATGTTCGCCTCCACCTCCGCCAAGGACGACCGGGATGGCACCAAGGACAGCGTGGCGCAGATCCGCGAGACCGGGGTCTTCTGCGTGAACATCGTGGCGTCGGCGGCGCGCGACGTGATGAACGCCTCGTCGGGCGCGCACCCGGCGGGCGTCGACGAGTTCGAGGTCTCGGGCGCGCTCAAGGCCGAATGCGAGACCATCGACTGCCCCCGCGTGGGCGACGCCCCCGCCTCGCTGGAGTGCAAGCTCACCCGCATCGTGGAGCTTCCGGGCGCGGCCAACTTCCTCGTGCTGGGCGAGGTCACGGGCGTGCACATGCGCGACGACTGCCTGCGCGAGGGCCGCTTCGACGTGGAGACCTTCCGCCCCCTCTCGCGCCTCGGCTACCGCGACTACGCGGTGGTGGAGAACGTGTTCACGCTGAAGCGGCCGGGGGAGTGAGCGCCGGTCCGGCCACAGGCCGGACGGGTCGGTGAGGCGGATCGAGGACGAATCCCGGTGGGCTTCGGCCCCGCCGAACGGGGATCGACCCGAGGCGCGAACGTCCGAGCGTAAGCGAGGGCGCCGTCCCCGTGAAGTCCGCCACGCCCCGGACTTGATCCGGGGCCTCCGCCCGCCGCTGGCGCCGCACTCCGCAACGAAGACGCCACCGCCCCCGGCCACGCCCCGGCCTCGCGCCGGGGCCTCCGCCCACCACGAGCACCTCGCTCCGTAATCGCAGCGCCGACGTCCCCCCGAGGCCCCGGCGCAAGGCCGGGGCGTGCCTAGCTTGGCACCTTACATTCGAAGCGGTGCCAAGCCGGAGCGGCCGCCGCGTCCCCCTACCCCACCACCGCCCAACGCGTCAGCCCGTAGACGTAGAGCGCCGTGAAGATCACGTTGATCCACTTAAGCTGCCGCTCGCCGTGCAGCCAGCCGCAGGCGATCCAGATCACGCAGAACGGCAGGCCGAACACCATCGGCCAGGGCTGCCAGTCCTGCACGATGGCGACCGTGCTTGTCAGGCCCAGCAGCAGGGCGATCCACTTCAGGGTCTGCTCGTGCGCGGCGAGCCACGCCTCGAACGGACCCGGCGAACGACGCGACGCCTCCATGGCGATACGGCTCCTCCGGACGGTCGGCGATGGGAAAGGGGCGGCGGATCATCTCTGCCATCCGCCGCCCCGATCCATGCGCCCGAAGCGCCCGCCGATCAAGCCCCGGCGAGGTCAGTGCCCGCCCAGGATCCCCGTCCGCACGTTGTAGTTGGCCGCGATCGCGTAGTCGGGGTCGTCGTCGCTGTCGATCATCAGGTGCCCCGCGCGCTGGAGCAGGCGGTGGCAGTCGCGGCTCAGGTGGCGCAGCTGCAGCTCCTTGCCGCGCTCCTCGTACTTGGCCGCCACCGCCTCGATGGCCTGGAGCGCGGACTGGTCGGCCACCCGGCTCTCGGCGAAGTCCACGACCACCGTGTCCGGGTCCGCATCCGGGTCGAACATCTCGGCGAAGCCCGCGGCCGAGCCGAAGAACAGCGGCCCGCGCACCCGGTAGGTCCGCACGCCGCCCGCGTCCGAGGTGGTGGCCGAGATGCGCGTCGCGTTCTGCCACGCATAGGCCAGCGCGCTCACGATCACGCCCACGATCACCGCGATGGCGAGGTCGGTCGCCACGGTCACGACCGTGACCAGCACGATCACCACCGCGTCGGTGCGCGGCACCCGCGCCAGGATCTTCAGCGAGTTCCAGGCGAAGGTCCCGATCACCACCATGAACATCACGCCCACGAGCGCGGCGAGCGGGATGCGCTCGATCAGAGGGGATGCGGCGACGATGAACAGCAGGAGGAACAGCGCCGCCGAGACGCCCGAGATGCGCGTGCGCCCGCCCGACTTCACGTTGATCATCGACTGGCCGATCATGGCGCAGCCGCCCATGCCGCCGAAGAAGCCGGTGACCGTGTTCGCCGCTCCTTGGGCGATGCACTCCTGGGAGGCGCCGCCGCGCTGGCCGGTGATCTCTCCCACGAGATTCAGGGTCAGCAGCGACTCGATCAGGCCGATGGCGGCGAGGATGAGGGCGTAAGGCAGGATGATCTCCAGCGTCTCCCAGGTCAGGGGCACGCTCGGCACGTGGAACGCCGGCAGACCGCCCTGCACGGAGGCCAGGTCGCCCACGGTGGGCGTGTCGAGGCCGGCGGCGATCACGATCACGGCCGTCACCAGGATGCCCGCCAGCGGCGCGGGGACGACGTTGGTGATCCGCGGCAGGCCCCAGATCACGGCCATGGTCACGCCCACCAGCGCCAGCATCAGCGCGATGTCCCCCAGGGGCAGCCACGCCCCCGTGCCGTCCCGGAACTGGGTGAGCTGGGCCAGGAAGATCACGATGGCCAGCCCGTTCACGAAGCCCAGCATGACGGGGTGCGGCACGAGCCGGATGAACTTGCCCCAGCGCATGGCGCCGAAGATCAACTGGAAGATCCCCATCAGCACCACGGCGGCGAAGAGGTACTCCACCCCGTGCTGCGCCACGAGGCTCACCATCACGACGGCCAGTGCGCCCGTGGCGCCCGAGATCATGCCCGGCCGCCCGCCGATCAGCGCGGTCACCATACCGACGATGAACGCCGCATAGAGGCCCACCAGCGGGTCCACCCCGGCCACGAAGGCGAAGGCCACCGCCTCGGGCACGAGGGCGAGCGCGACCGTGAGGCCGGCCAACACCTCGACCCGCATGCGCGAGGGGGTGAGCGGATCGGTCGGGGCGACGCGCAGGTCGGGCGAGCCGATGCGGTCGCCCAGCCGCGCGAGGAGCGTGGGGGTTGTCATGGCGGGTCTCTCGGGATGGTCGGTCGGGGGCGCGCCTATCAGCCGGGGGCCGGGATGGGAAGCGCCGGGGGCCGGGGGGGCGGTGCCCTTCGGTATGCACGGGGGGTGCACGGGGGGTGTACGGGGGGCGCCCCCCGGATTCGGGGCGTTGACGCGCCCCCGCCCCATCCGCTCTATCGCGCCCATGGGGAATGCGGACGGGCCCGTGCTCGGCATCATCGGCGGATCGGGACTGGGGTCCATGCCCGGCCTCCGCGGCACGTGGCGCGAGGTCGGGACCCCGTGGGGCGCGCCCTCGGACGCGGTGCTCGACGGCACCCTCGCGGGCCGGCGCGTGCTGTTCCTCGCCCGCCACGGACGCGGCCACGTGCACACGCCCGCCTCGGTGCCGCGGCGCGCGAATCTCTGCGCGCTCAAGGACTTGGGCGCGACCCACGTGGTCTCGGTCTCGGCCGTGGGGAGTTTGCGCGAGGCGATGGCGCCGGGCGACGTGGTGGTGGTGGACCAGTTCATCGACCGCACCGAGGGCCGCGCCCGCTCCTTCTTCGGCCCCGGCCTCGTGGCCCACGTGGGCGCCGCCGACCCGGTCTGCGCAGGGCTGTCGGTCACCTGCGCCACTGCTGCCCGCGACGCCGGCGCGCGCGTCCACGAGGGCGGCAGCTACGTCGCCATCGAAGGCCCCCAGTTCGCCACCCGAGCCGAGAGCACGCTGCACCGCGGCATGGGCGCCGACGTGGTCGGGATGACCGCGATGCCCGAGGCCCTGCTCGCCCGCGAAGCGGAGCTGCACTATGCCGTGCTGGCCACCGTGACCGACTACGACAGCTGGCGC encodes the following:
- a CDS encoding S-methyl-5'-thioadenosine phosphorylase (Catalyzes the reversible phosphorolysis of 5'-deoxy-5'- methylthioadenosine (MTA) to adenine and 5-methylthio-D-ribose-1- phosphate), with product MGNADGPVLGIIGGSGLGSMPGLRGTWREVGTPWGAPSDAVLDGTLAGRRVLFLARHGRGHVHTPASVPRRANLCALKDLGATHVVSVSAVGSLREAMAPGDVVVVDQFIDRTEGRARSFFGPGLVAHVGAADPVCAGLSVTCATAARDAGARVHEGGSYVAIEGPQFATRAESTLHRGMGADVVGMTAMPEALLAREAELHYAVLATVTDYDSWRPGHAAVDVAEVLDTLRRTRAAAQRTVALLAERLDGACGTGCATALDGAVMTAPDRRDPAMVERLRPVAGRVL
- a CDS encoding peptidase; this encodes MEASRRSPGPFEAWLAAHEQTLKWIALLLGLTSTVAIVQDWQPWPMVFGLPFCVIWIACGWLHGERQLKWINVIFTALYVYGLTRWAVVG
- a CDS encoding prephenate dehydratase; protein product: MADRIAFQGALGAYSHEACAEARPDFDPLPCDTFEDVVAAVREGRAALAMLPVENSTYGRVADIHRLLPESGLHIVGEAFLRVRIALMGLPGARLEDIARVRAHLVLIPQARAFLHARGIRAEAAADSAGAAAELLARGDPAEGVLASRLAAETHGLQVLAEDIEDHGHNTTRFLVMAPAPAAPEAGAGPVKTTFVFRVRNIPAALYKAMGGFATNGVNMTKLESYMIDGSFQATQFYADIEGHPADPPVARALEELGYFTDHLAVLGVYPADPDHFDGGHARERAGREAPRP
- a CDS encoding flavin reductase family protein gives rise to the protein MFYRPEDGHGLPHNPFGAIVAPRPIGWISTRGAQGDNLAPYSFFNAVAYVPPQVMFASTSAKDDRDGTKDSVAQIRETGVFCVNIVASAARDVMNASSGAHPAGVDEFEVSGALKAECETIDCPRVGDAPASLECKLTRIVELPGAANFLVLGEVTGVHMRDDCLREGRFDVETFRPLSRLGYRDYAVVENVFTLKRPGE
- a CDS encoding microcin C ABC transporter permease YejB codes for the protein MGAYVLRRLLLMIPTLLGIMIINFALVQFVPGGPVEQVLAQLEGGGDVFEGIAGGGSELATGAETSGYAGARGLPPEFIAELERQFGFDKPPLERFLNMMWDYMRFDFGESYFRSISVVDLVLEKMPVSITLGLWSTLIAYLISIPLGIRKAVRDGSRFDTWTSGIVIVAYAIPGFLFAILLLVMFAGGSYFQIFPLRGLTSDNFDQLSPLAKVGDYIWHITLPVVASTISAFAGLTLLTKNSFLEEIRKQYVTTAKAKGLRESQVLYGHVFRNAMLIVISGFPALFVSVFFGGSLIIETIFSLDGLGRLGFEAAVSRDYPVMFGTLFTFSLIGLVMGLITDLTYIWVDPRIDFESRET
- a CDS encoding EcsC family protein, which translates into the protein MTQTVFPPLDRDEELARLAAVTKNAQGAGFQVLGLVGAQAEGLLHMLPGGVRERLEKATVSALEYGFDAAKRSRGGRIPDGSDWLTRAVTLGTGAAGGFGGLGTALAELPVTTTVILRAIQAIADEHGFDPEKPEVRAACLRVFAAAGPLDDDDDTDLSFLTMRLTITGSTMQGLIAKVAPRLAIPLGQKVAAQMVPVIGAAAGAAINYVFTAYYQDMARVQFGLMRLAEQTGESVESLALQMKAKLAA
- a CDS encoding GNAT family N-acetyltransferase produces the protein MRIESETAADGPEVEALLDTCFGPGRVALSSYRLRDGVPPAGGLCLVARGRAGEVSGAIRFWPVRVGVWDAMLLGPVAVHPTRQGEGVGALLIGTGLDRAAASGVERVLLVGDEPFYRRFGFRRLGGVAMPPPTNPDRVLGLWDWAGVAGEVERAAPLQGEGGGAMSSA
- a CDS encoding cytochrome c family protein, whose translation is MDTMTLTKAGGALCGALLVFLLGGWAAEELYHVGTEAHGDEEVAMGYRIEVAEAGTGGDAASAEPEVPFEEVFVNASASEGEKLWRQCGSCHKLEDGANATGPYLHGVVGRPIASAAGYSYSDALAGKDAAWTPEELQAFLLNPKEYAPGTKMAYRGMSDVEDRANIIAYLATQGG
- a CDS encoding SulP family inorganic anion transporter; this encodes MTTPTLLARLGDRIGSPDLRVAPTDPLTPSRMRVEVLAGLTVALALVPEAVAFAFVAGVDPLVGLYAAFIVGMVTALIGGRPGMISGATGALAVVMVSLVAQHGVEYLFAAVVLMGIFQLIFGAMRWGKFIRLVPHPVMLGFVNGLAIVIFLAQLTQFRDGTGAWLPLGDIALMLALVGVTMAVIWGLPRITNVVPAPLAGILVTAVIVIAAGLDTPTVGDLASVQGGLPAFHVPSVPLTWETLEIILPYALILAAIGLIESLLTLNLVGEITGQRGGASQECIAQGAANTVTGFFGGMGGCAMIGQSMINVKSGGRTRISGVSAALFLLLFIVAASPLIERIPLAALVGVMFMVVIGTFAWNSLKILARVPRTDAVVIVLVTVVTVATDLAIAVIVGVIVSALAYAWQNATRISATTSDAGGVRTYRVRGPLFFGSAAGFAEMFDPDADPDTVVVDFAESRVADQSALQAIEAVAAKYEERGKELQLRHLSRDCHRLLQRAGHLMIDSDDDPDYAIAANYNVRTGILGGH
- a CDS encoding extracellular solute-binding protein — its product is MFRLLAAGALAAAAPSVLLADAHETVIETHAYANFGEPKYGPDAERLDYVNPDAPRGGEISLSTQSTFDSFNGYTRKGVEETTVRALIPEGILQGTADDAYASYCYLCTTMEYPESKDWVIFNLREDVTFSDGTPFTAEDVAFTHDLIMEQGILEYRAVVENFVESVEVLGPHRIRFNFQPDAPRLDVIGFAGGGTVFSKAEFERDGLRLDESLERPFLGTGPYAMGDVDMGRSVTYRRVDDWWGEDHWMNVGRHNFDAVRVEVFADGAAALEGFKAGEYTFRDENSSKQWATAYDFPAVEKGWVKVVELPDGNIGDAQGFVFNLRDPKFQDPRVRDAIAMMLNFEWANDTLFYGLYERPQSFWQNTELMAVGAPSDEEIAILQPLVDEGLLDPSILTDEARMPFVNDAAQNQPPRGTRRTASRLLEEAGWVTGDDGMRRKDGETLELVILQTSPAFDRIVNPYVENLRGIGVDASLRRVDPAQYTELRRTGAWDLANHTPTQGFEPTMTGLKQWFHSSTAEDSSRNLMALTDPAVDRIVEGFDGLESLEAVQLQSRVLDRVLRAYGFWIPQWFKDVHTVAYWDQYDHPEALPPYALGVLDFWWFDAERAAELRAAGAL